One genomic segment of bacterium includes these proteins:
- a CDS encoding DUF1330 domain-containing protein has product MYTIIVGLNVVNEEEYKLYREGMTPMVHAVNGYFRYDFKILETLKTEATHPINRLFLLSFPSKTVSEQFFADPKYLEVRRAHFDKAVKGRTQLAQIGE; this is encoded by the coding sequence ATGTATACAATAATTGTCGGACTTAATGTCGTAAACGAAGAAGAATATAAATTGTATCGTGAGGGCATGACTCCCATGGTACATGCAGTCAACGGATACTTTCGCTACGATTTTAAAATTCTGGAAACACTAAAAACTGAAGCCACGCACCCGATTAACCGTCTCTTTTTACTTTCCTTTCCGAGTAAAACTGTTTCAGAACAGTTCTTTGCTGATCCAAAATATCTCGAAGTACGCCGTGCCCACTTTGATAAAGCCGTAAAAGGTCGTACGCAATTAGCTCAAATTGGCGAATAA
- a CDS encoding phosphoribosylaminoimidazolesuccinocarboxamide synthase: MISRPDIIKQLNYTLKEIDLPWLGVKYRGKVRDCYTRVTAQGRKERILIATDRLSAFDVVLSSIPFKGAVLSGIAKYWFDQTRHIVPNHVLSTPHPNVFIGHELEIVPIEVVVRAYLTGSAWRDYEAGRAVSGIELPRGMKKHQAFAQPILTPSTKEAVGKHDLPIASNEIVKRGITTSAIWGEICEKALKVFAIGQKLSQERGLILVDTKYEFGILRKPGGAVEVYLADEIHTPDSSRYWIADSYADRFAAGEDPEMLDKEFLRRWLIARGYMGEGVPPILPDDFRVEIAERYLDLYQRITGQSFDASVGDTEQEIAAVLQSLGELSQ; this comes from the coding sequence ATGATTTCACGACCAGATATAATAAAACAGCTCAATTATACCTTAAAAGAAATTGATCTTCCGTGGCTCGGTGTAAAGTATCGGGGTAAGGTTAGAGATTGCTACACGCGGGTGACTGCGCAGGGACGCAAGGAGCGTATTTTGATTGCGACCGACCGCTTAAGTGCATTTGACGTGGTTTTATCATCAATCCCATTTAAGGGTGCAGTATTATCGGGAATCGCTAAATATTGGTTTGACCAAACTCGGCATATCGTGCCGAATCATGTGCTCAGCACTCCACACCCTAATGTATTTATTGGCCATGAATTAGAGATTGTTCCGATTGAAGTCGTGGTGCGGGCCTATTTAACGGGCAGTGCGTGGCGAGATTATGAGGCAGGGCGTGCCGTGTCTGGAATTGAATTGCCACGGGGGATGAAAAAGCACCAGGCATTTGCACAACCAATTTTAACGCCTTCGACCAAAGAAGCTGTAGGCAAACATGATTTGCCGATTGCTAGTAACGAAATCGTGAAGCGTGGGATTACGACAAGCGCTATTTGGGGTGAAATCTGCGAAAAAGCTCTTAAGGTTTTTGCAATTGGTCAGAAACTTTCCCAGGAACGCGGTTTAATTTTGGTTGATACTAAGTATGAGTTTGGGATTTTACGTAAACCAGGCGGCGCGGTTGAGGTTTATCTGGCGGATGAAATCCATACTCCAGATTCAAGTCGTTACTGGATTGCTGACTCTTATGCCGATCGTTTTGCCGCGGGTGAAGACCCGGAGATGCTCGATAAAGAGTTTTTACGGCGTTGGTTAATTGCTCGTGGCTACATGGGTGAAGGGGTGCCTCCGATTTTGCCAGATGATTTTCGCGTGGAGATTGCGGAGCGTTATCTTGATCTCTATCAGCGTATTACTGGCCAAAGCTTTGATGCTAGTGTCGGGGATACTGAACAAGAAATAGCAGCAGTGCTACAGTCTCTTGGAGAGCTTTCCCAGTAG
- a CDS encoding enoyl-CoA hydratase/isomerase family protein: MDQQTNAKVETKLESGIAQITFQGERSNSMSSVALRTLAQTIHDISKNPATKVIILQSAGDRAFCAGASFDELVSISTAAAGKKFFSGFAEVILAMQAAPQLIIARVQGKAVGGGVGLIAAADYVFATTESSVRLSELALGIGPFVIGPVVENKVGRANYAALAIDADWRSAEWCLAHGLYQNLASSVPELDLNVINFAAKLAEFSAPAMQELKTVIWENLTLNRADSLSDLLEKRAEISGRLVLSEESQAAIAQAKLALTKSR; the protein is encoded by the coding sequence GTGGATCAGCAAACTAACGCCAAAGTGGAAACTAAACTCGAGTCAGGGATAGCGCAAATTACGTTCCAAGGGGAACGCAGTAATAGCATGAGTAGTGTGGCGCTACGGACCTTAGCGCAAACAATTCACGATATTTCTAAGAATCCTGCTACAAAAGTAATTATTTTACAAAGTGCAGGGGATCGCGCCTTTTGTGCGGGGGCGTCTTTTGATGAACTAGTGTCGATTTCAACTGCCGCTGCTGGGAAGAAGTTTTTTTCTGGATTTGCCGAAGTGATTCTGGCGATGCAAGCTGCCCCACAATTAATTATTGCGCGTGTGCAGGGTAAGGCTGTTGGCGGCGGTGTGGGGTTAATTGCTGCTGCCGATTATGTTTTTGCTACGACAGAATCGAGCGTGCGCTTGAGCGAACTTGCTCTCGGAATTGGGCCCTTTGTGATTGGTCCCGTTGTAGAGAATAAAGTGGGTCGCGCAAATTATGCGGCACTGGCAATTGACGCCGATTGGCGTAGTGCCGAGTGGTGCTTGGCACACGGACTGTATCAGAATCTAGCAAGTTCCGTTCCCGAATTAGATTTAAATGTCATTAATTTTGCTGCCAAGCTTGCCGAGTTTAGTGCGCCGGCGATGCAAGAATTAAAAACCGTAATTTGGGAAAACCTAACTTTAAATCGGGCAGACTCGCTTAGTGACTTATTGGAAAAACGCGCTGAAATTAGTGGCCGCCTAGTGCTTAGTGAAGAAAGCCAGGCAGCAATTGCCCAAGCTAAGCTAGCGCTGACTAAGAGTCGCTGA
- the psd gene encoding phosphatidylserine decarboxylase (Phosphatidylserine decarboxylase is synthesized as a single chain precursor. Generation of the pyruvoyl active site from a Ser is coupled to cleavage of a Gly-Ser bond between the larger (beta) and smaller (alpha chains). It is an integral membrane protein.), with translation MKIIVRILLETIPKQLISNLVGLIAAVKMPKFMRSLIYPIYAKFYALELAEAEKDLTEYPTFKAFFARRLKPGVRPIGPGLISPVDGCLNAFGQIQAGSLHQIKGWNYSLSDLLQNQALAKQLEGGQYATIYLAPGDYHRIHAPLSGSVTSVVALPGKLFPVNQLSLNAVADLFVRNKRVVLSFNAGQVVLVIVGALNVGSIELFVNAGAKVEKGQEIASFNLGSTVVLLLAPQVHTLTDNISQQSIFRVGMTIAN, from the coding sequence ATGAAAATCATTGTCCGCATTTTATTAGAAACAATTCCCAAGCAGTTGATTAGTAACTTGGTTGGATTGATTGCCGCAGTTAAAATGCCTAAGTTTATGCGTAGTTTGATATATCCGATTTATGCCAAGTTTTATGCGCTAGAACTCGCTGAAGCAGAGAAAGATTTAACTGAGTATCCGACTTTTAAAGCGTTTTTTGCACGACGCTTAAAGCCTGGCGTGCGGCCGATTGGTCCTGGATTAATCAGTCCTGTGGATGGTTGCCTTAATGCCTTTGGCCAAATCCAGGCGGGATCTTTGCATCAAATTAAGGGTTGGAATTATTCACTAAGTGACCTGTTGCAGAACCAAGCGCTGGCCAAACAATTAGAAGGCGGACAATATGCCACAATCTATCTTGCCCCTGGAGATTATCACCGCATCCACGCGCCGTTGTCAGGCAGTGTGACAAGTGTTGTCGCGCTGCCGGGCAAGCTTTTCCCAGTTAATCAACTTTCGCTTAATGCGGTGGCAGATCTCTTTGTGAGAAATAAGCGCGTAGTGCTTAGTTTTAATGCCGGACAAGTAGTGCTCGTGATAGTCGGCGCACTAAATGTTGGTTCAATTGAACTTTTTGTTAATGCGGGAGCTAAGGTAGAAAAAGGCCAAGAAATCGCTAGTTTTAATCTGGGTTCTACGGTTGTGCTTTTGCTTGCCCCTCAAGTGCACACCTTAACCGATAATATTTCACAGCAGTCCATTTTTCGTGTAGGAATGACAATTGCTAATTAG